The DNA segment GATATATTCATCGCCAAACGTCATCCAGAACCGCGCGCGCTCCATTTCTGGATTGAATTTCGAAAGGCTTTCCAGCTCTTCGTGATACATCAAATACGCCTGGCGGGTGCCGACCTTTTCAAAATCAAACGGGGTTGAAACCTGCATCGCAGGCGTTTCCACCCAATCGCCATTTTCCCAATGCCGCGCCGGGGCGGTCACTTCGCGGATGTTGATTTCGGGATTGAAATTGGTTGCGAACGCCTGACCATGATCGCCGCCATTGCAATCGAGAATGTCCAGAGTGCGGATCGTCTTCAACTTATGTTTCTTTAGCCACATCGTGAAAACGCTGGTCACACCAGGATCAAACCCGCTGCCCAACAACGCCATCAAACCCGCTTCTTTGAAACGGTCATGATAGGCCCATTGCCAGTGATATTCGAATTTCGCCTCATCCTTGGGCTCGTAATTCGCCGTATCTAGGTAATGCACGCCCGCTTCCAAACACGCATCCATGATCGGCAAATCTTGATAGGGAAGCGCCAGATTCACGACGAGCGTCGCGCCAATTTTCTTGATCAAGTTGACCATGGCGGGGACTTCTTCGGCGTCGATTTCGTAGGTTTCAACCGACTGACCTGTGCGTGCCTTCACGCTTTTCGCGATGGCATCGCATTTTGACTTGGTCCGACTGGCCAAATGCAATTCGGGGAAAATGCCTGCGTTCATGCACATTTTGTGGACCGCAACGGAGCTGACGCCCCCTGCCCCGACTACCAATATTTTCGACATGGCCAAACGCCTCTTCGCTAAGATGATTCTTGAATGCCGCCCTTAATCCAATGGAACGATAGGCTCAATCATCGCTCTGATTTTGCGCAAAGGGATCGGTTGATTGACACAATGCCGAAAACGCACAAGGCTGATGCGATGAACGATTTTCAAAGCACCCTCGACACCGCTCTTTCCAAAACCAATGTGATCGGCGCGGTCGCCGCGATCGGCAACAGCGGCGGCATCACATCCTTGGCCGCGGCCGGCCTTTCGGACGCCGCATCCGGCAACGCAATGGCAACGGACAGCATTTTTCAAATCGCCTCTATGACAAAAGCGATCACGTCTGCGGCGGCCCTCCAATTGGTTGAACGCGGCGCCTTGTCGATGGACGACCCCATTGGCGCGGTGTTGCCCGATCTCGGCGATGCTCAGGTCCTTATCGGGTTTGCCGACGATGGCAGCGCGCAAACGCGGGCCGCCAACAGTCAGATTACCCTGCGCCATTTGCTGACCCACACATCGGGATTGGGAT comes from the Erythrobacter sp. Alg231-14 genome and includes:
- a CDS encoding saccharopine dehydrogenase C-terminal domain-containing protein, giving the protein MSKILVVGAGGVSSVAVHKMCMNAGIFPELHLASRTKSKCDAIAKSVKARTGQSVETYEIDAEEVPAMVNLIKKIGATLVVNLALPYQDLPIMDACLEAGVHYLDTANYEPKDEAKFEYHWQWAYHDRFKEAGLMALLGSGFDPGVTSVFTMWLKKHKLKTIRTLDILDCNGGDHGQAFATNFNPEINIREVTAPARHWENGDWVETPAMQVSTPFDFEKVGTRQAYLMYHEELESLSKFNPEMERARFWMTFGDEYIKHLTVLQNVGMTGIEPIKYQGQEIIPLQFLAAVLPKPESLGETTKGNTNIGCIATGEALDGSGEKTFYINNICSHEAAYEETGNQAVSYTTGVPAMIGTAMMVTGTWAGNGVFNMEEMDPDPFMDMLNDHGLPWQVKELDGPVAF